Part of the Anomalospiza imberbis isolate Cuckoo-Finch-1a 21T00152 chromosome 29, ASM3175350v1, whole genome shotgun sequence genome, CCTGCTCAGGGCACAGTGACTGCAGACCCCACTCACTCCCCCTGCCCGTAGGGCACCTGCCCGCACTGAGGACACGGGACGAGGGCGTCATCTCCAAACCTCAGCAGATCATCACACACCTCAGGAAACAGGTACAGAGGGGCTTGGggcaccccctgccctgggctgcaggagcccctcagcGAGGAGGGGACCCTGTTGTGTCACCCAcgggtgggatttggggcatCCCGTGGGATCAAACTGGCGTTTGCTCCGTAGAAATACAACGCTGACTACGACCTGTCGGCCACGCAGAGCGCGGACACGCTGGCCTTCGTGTCCCTGCTggaggagaagctgctgccagTACTGGTGAGGCTcgggggggctgcagggaaggggGGCTCGCTGAGGATGGGGAGCTGTGCCAGTGGGCTCCGGTGtgtgcccagctgccagcagagctagagagcactgccagcagcaacATCCTGGGAGCCTGGCgtggcagggatgggggtttgggaggtggcagcagtgggTTGTGCAGCCCGGGCTGGGGTCTGCCCTTGACCCCGacgctcctgcagcccctcatgGTCTCCAGggtggctgtgccaggcaggggctCTGGTGTGCCAGCAGCGCTGGCTGCAGCCCCGCCGTGGCCAGGCTGTGGATTGTTCTCCCACACAGATCCACACCTTCTGGGTGGATGCCAAGAACTACGTGGAGCACACGCGGAAGTGGTACGCGGAAaccatccccttccccctcaaCTTCTTCCTGCCCAACACCATGCACAAGCGGCACCTGGAGCGGCTGCAGCTCATCTGGGGGGATGACTACATGGAGGATGAGgagaagctggagaaggaggtgaGATATGGGGTCTGGGCACAGGGGTCCTCAGCGGTGTGCGGGGAATCCCTGTCAGgctgtcctggggtgactttatgatgctcGTATCCCCATTCGTTCTATTGgcccagaaataagttttgtaCCTTTAAGATTGGTTctgaaaaaatccaaactggGGTCTGGGTTcccccctcctgctcccctgAGCACTGTGGTGGTACCTGGGCAGGTGACAACCCTCtgtcctcctcctgcagctctacCGGGAAGCTCGGGAATGCTTGACACTCCTCTCCCAGCGCCTCGGCTCCCAGAAGTTTTTCTTTGGAGACTCGTAGGTGGCCAAAGCGGGAGAGGGAAAGGGGCCTGAGAGCCCCCACaccccagcagggctgaggcCCTGTGGTCTGcaggggagctgcagctgctttggGGGTGGAACAGGCTCGCAGGGGACAGGGCACTGTCCCAAGGAGGGGGAGCCTTGTGACATCccctggggtgctggggctggcagtgcctggtGGGTCTGGGTGGCTTGGGGTGGGGACAGTGGCCCAGGCACGGCTCTCTGTGCCCCAGGCCAGCCTCCCTCGACGCCTTAGTCTTCAGCCGCCTGGCGCCGCTCCTGAAGGCAAAGCTGCCCAACGGGaaactgcagcagcacctgAAGTCCCTGCAGAACCTGTGCAACTACTGCACCTCTATCCTCAGCCTTTACTTCCCCTGGGACGGAGGTGAGAGCCGTCCCCCGCCTCACCCTGCGGGCTGGGGGTGACCTGTCCCCCCCCGGTGCATCCCCAGCTGGGGCTCAGTCTCAGGGTGACCCttcctgctctgcccctccagGTGATCCCCTGACCGGTGCCCCTCGAGCTGCAGGCACAGATGGCAGTGAGGCAGAGGAGGATCCCCACAAACGACGCAAGCagctgctgtcagtgctggTGGGGCTGGTGGCCATGCTGGGCTACGCCTTCCTCAGCGGCATTGTCTCCATCCAGCGTGGCAGCGTGGGGCCGGCCGGCCGGCAGCCCGTCaccctggaggaggaggaggaggaggaggaggagtgagGAAGAGCTGTGTGACTGTTCCTTCACAGCCCCTGGAACTGACTGTTTTTACCGTGGGagtgtggcagcagcactgttctgctctgtgtcccaccaggaaccacagccctgctccgtGGGAGCGTCCCTGCCACACCAATAAACTTCCCTCTCTCCGCCTGCGCCCTCTCGTACTCCCAACACCCTCAAGGCccttcccagtttccccagttgCCCAGGCTTGAGTTTTGCAGCATGCACCAGTGTGTCCTGTCTGTGGCTCTGCCCCTCACTCCAACCTTGGGTCTTGCTGAGGTTCCAGAGGGGGGAACCTAAAAGCATCTGTGGCATCTGAGCAGTCCCTgtcccttctccagcagctgtggggctgAGCCCCACATCTCCCCTGCATCTTTCCCGTGTTGCAAGCCTCCAGGCAGCACAGACAGCAGCTCTGCGGGGCTGGTACCTCCCCTCCACGCCGCTGCCAGCCCGGCAGTCCCGAGCACGGCAGCACAGCCGAGACACGAAACCAGAGCCAAGGGCAGCCGGGGCTGCTCGTCAGGACACgtccccagcccaggagcactCCCCGCTGCCAGCGGGACACCCGGAGCCCCGCTCCAGCAGCCGGGATCCCTCCAGCGCTGACATCTGTTTGCATTCCAGCACGCCTGCCAGCGCCGgggagctcctgcagctggcacagctgggagcgCATCGCGTGGGCTCCGAGCGGGGTCGGGGGTGGCCACCTGGGCTCCGTCTGCCCCCGCGGTCCCCCGGGCCACCCGGCGCGGGGCTGGTGCCGGTGTTGGCTGCGCTGCCGTTCCCGCTGGCCGCTGCCGGTTTACGAGCGCGCAGATGGAAAGGCGGCGCGGGGCCAGGCCGGCACACAGCCCTCGCTTGTTTGGCCGCCGGCTGCCACCGCCAGCggcatcccagccctgctgctgctgcggtgGCTGAATGTCCCCAGGCTGCGCTGCTGGACATGCGCCCCCccctccccgtgccccccaCCCGGGCGCAGTGGCCAGGGGCCCCCACactgggctggagcagagccatggTGCTGGGCCAGCTGCGGAGCCTCCCCCATACTGGCCCAGTTCGAGGGGCCCCACTGGGAGGGGGATGACTCAGTGCAAACCCCCCCCAGCACGCTCCCCTCTAACGTCACTCAGGAACTATGTGCCCCATGCTCCCGGTTCCCATTAGCTGGAGGGGCTGatggctgctccagcaggagaAAGCACAGCCGCCTGCTCTGGCCAGGGAGAAGCTGGAGCTGCCGACGCCAGAGCTCTGCTCTAAATCCCGGCTGCGTGTCCTGACTGCAGCTTTGGGCCCTTCCCTGCCTGGGGGATGCTGCAGTGGAGGACAGGAGAGAGATGCCACCCCTTAGGGTGACAGCCCCCTGcatccccagccctgtgggatgcctcaggaacctgggcagaGGAGGGATGGGACCCATGGGGCCTCAAATCTGCCTCCTCTGGCCCCTGGCATAGTCCTGCCCACTGAGCTGGCACCAAGGGGAGGTCAGGGGTTCAGGAAAGTTTGTAGAAAACCTGTTTATTTTACGAAACATCTAGAAAAGCACAGGCGTTGCAGCCCTAGGGTCAAACAGgtcccctggggcacagggggctgcaggggctgtgctgcagccccaACCCCATTGGAGTCATCTCTCCAAGCTGCCATCAGCACCGTGTTCCTGGTGCTGGCACCTCACTCCTCTGCCACGCtaggctggctgcctccagagGAACGTCTGGATGGAGTCGCTGGGAGCCACGGCCTCGATGAAGCCGACGTGCGGGTCAGAGATCCCAAAGGACACGTCCATGGGGGAGCTGTGCGGAAAGCGAGAGGGGATGGGGGCtcagtggggtcagtggggcCTTTTACCAGGGATCAGAACTGAGCCACTCACCGGTTCAGGACCACCAGGACAACGGCGCCGTCGGGGCGCAGGAAAGCCGAGTGCTCCAGGTCACACCGGCGGCACTTCTTGGACACAGCCAGTCCCACACGCTGTGAGCCCTCGGGGATGAACTTGCTGTGGGGACAAGCAGGGTCAGAGTGTGGTACGTAGGACATGGTAcctggagccagcagcaggggccagcagcctgtggccctgaCACACCTGAAGTGCCCCAGGTGGTAGAACATGGGCTGCTTGTAGAAGACATCCTTGCTGCTGTCCACAATGACGGGGCTGTCCACGTAGTTCTTGCTCCAGTTGGGGCCTCCCTCcatgtccagggccaggttcCAGTCGGTCCAGCCCGTCACGTAGTTGTTGAGGTTCTGCGGGGCAGGGGGTGGTGCTGAGCCACAGGCAGGCCCAGGGGCTGGCCAGGGTGGCCAGTGTGTCCACAGCTCCCGCCAGGCCCTACCGACAGGATGCTGTGGCTGTACTTGCTCCCACGGTCCCAGCCACCCAGGACCACCCTGGGCTCCCAGAAGTAGGAGCCGGTGGAGGCCTCCGTGGAGAGGAGGAAATAGTCTGGGAAGAGGTGATGGGTGATGGAGAGTGTCAGGTCGATGGGTGCCAGAAAATCCAGGTACCAGTGGATGCCGATGCCGCTGATGTAGCTGGCAGCCACAGGGTCTTTGAGAAcctggcaggagaaaagggtcaccagtgcccagggctgggagatcTGCTGTGAGGCCAGGACAGCTGCTATGGGAACTCACCACCTCGGCCCAGTAGGGCAGCATCACCCTCTGGTCATCCAGGATGATGAGCTGGACGTGGCGGTGGGAGCTGTTGGCCAGTGCCGGGCCCAGGTCCCGGGCGATGAAGTCCCGCTGGTGCTCAGGGGAGAAGcccaggcactggaaggggtaGAAGACAATCTCACCAGCCGTGGGCTCGttccctgctgtcactgcccagaagGTCAGGTTGTGCTTGGCGTATTCATCCAGGAACCTGGTGTGGGGTAGAAGGGAATGGCCCCGTCacacctgtgccagccccagctccaggtgTGGCATCCCCGGCACACGCCGCACTCCCGTGGCCCCTCACCGGATAAAGTACTTGGCCCAGGCCCGGTGGTACTTGTCCCCGGGGCTGCCCTTCAGTGTTCCCCTCCCCGTCATTGCTCCATTCGTCTTCATCCACACCGGAGAGGTCCAAGGGCTGGCATACAGTGACAGCGGCCGCTTGGCCACTGCCTGGGCTGCTTGGAGGATGGGGATCTAGGGAGAAGTGGGATGGCACAGAGATCTCTGGGTCTGTCCCAGTGCTGGCTGTGCAAGCAGCAGGAGGAGTCACCTCCCTCCCCAGAGGTGGGAAGGTGCTCCCTTTCCCCAGGTGCTCCctttccccatcccatcccatcccatcccatcccatcccatcccatcccatcccatcccagcagcagccccggtcCCTCAGACTCTTCCTGCAGGACTCACCTTCATGTGCGTGTCCTCCTCCGTCAGGTTGAAGTGCCTCAGCTCGAAGTCGCCCTCGGCGTCAGCGTAGGTGTACAGGCGGATGGAGAAGTCAGTGCTGGCCATGGGCACACGCACCAGGTTGTACTCAATGCCTGAGGACAGGGCAGGTGGTGATGGGCATCCTCGAGTTGCATTTGGGGGTCCAGATCCCCCCGCCCCTCAGAACAAATCTCAGCAGCCAGACCCCAGCTCtaccagcagcagctttgcctgccctgggctcacctTCCTCGGAGAAGTAGGAGCGCAGCAGGTGGTTCTGGGCATCCTTGGACAGGGACTGGATGTTGATGGCAGCTGCATCAGTGATGGAGCCACCAAAGCCCTTCACCTTCTGGTACCTCTGCGCTGTGTCCAGGGTGAGGTGGAAATCTGTGGGGACGCACAGTGTCACCACCCCTGCCGTGGAGGACAGGCCCTCTCACAGCCCGGGGTGGTACCTGGGCTCTTGGCGTTGTGCTGGAATTTCCCCTCGCTCCGCTCCAGCCGCTTGCCGGCCTTGCTGCTCTCGTACTTGACGTAGGAGCCGGGGGCTGGCAGGACCAGGGGGTCCAGCGTGTCACAGTACGTGGCACTGCAGGCACAGACCAGGGAGCCGTGCCCAAAATCCTTGGCATCACAGGGACGGCcacctgcagcagaggaaagagTGGGTAGGCACCAAGGGCTGTTGCAGGAGCCCAGCTCATCCCTTCGACCCATGACAGACTCCAAATCCGCCACCCTCCAAAGCCCAGGGACACGTGCCAGCACGTACCTGTGGCCTGCAGGGCCgcctgtgccagcaggagccagcccaggacACTGGCACAGCCTGGTCCCATGGcacctctgctgcagcagctcagacGATGCCGATggacacactgggagcagggcaaGTGTCAGCACCCAGAGCTTCTCAGCCTGACCCAgccacacacagggacagagacacagggcagggagggtgcCAGCATCATCCCCCTGCCCAGGGGACCACTGGACCCCCCCCTGCCAGGGCTAATCCTGTCCTGCCCTCTGCccactgctccagcccagcacccaccctccctcccacccctccaGAGTCTACCAACAGTTCTGGCTATGACCCAGCTGGGGGTGCAGCCCCCAGGTGTGGGCATCCCCCAGGTGTGAGCCACCCCACCAGCCTGCTGCTCCTAGCTGCCCACGCTGGCTGTACCCAGCAACTTTGTTCACTCCCATCAACTCCCTCCCActccttctccctcctcacTCGTTCCACAGCTGTGCCATGCCGTGCTGCATCACCCCATGcatccccagtgccccccgAGCCATGGCTATGAGCAAACAGCTCCACTCTCCCAATCCCATATGCCTGAAAGCTGAGGCTTGTCCAGCCAGAGTGGTTTGGGGCTCAAGCCTCTGGCATGGAGAGTCCCACATTCCCCTGTTCTTTCAGGTGTTCACACCCTGTCCTGTCCTTCCCGTGGTGCTGGGCAAGGAGCCTCTCAATGAGAGCACAGGAGGAGCCACCTCCAAGCCTCGGGACCCTGGTGCCAGACTGAGGACACCTGGGGACCTCTGCCAGGGTGGGATGGTGCCCTCTTGTTGCTCCCCGAGCTCCTGTGGCATGTGGAGTGGGGCCAGGCAGCTGTCCCACCTCCATTGCCTCCCACTCCCTGCCAGGGAATGATGCCCAGCTTGGCCAGGGCATGGCCTCAACACGGTCCTGTTGCCCAGGGCTGTTCCATGCCGATCTCGATCCCCATTCCCACCTGCTGAAGCCACCTCGGACCCAGGGGACTCACCTGCTGCCAAACCAGCTCCTGCTGCGTCTCTGAGGCGACGGTGGCAGGTCCTGTGTCCCGGCTGTGCCTGGTGGGAGGGGACGCGTCTGGCGAAGCAGGAAAGGTGAGTTTGGAATGGGACAGCTCATGGGACTCTGTGTTTGAAGAGGAGCCTGGGGATAATTTTGCAACCTGGCTCCAATGAGCTTTCCACACACCGCAGCATTTGCAAAGCTCTCCtgaaacctgttccagtggccagagggaagctggggaggggaggacGCCCGCCAGCCCCCCAAGTGCCTCCATCACCCCCCACAGCCaggcctgccctgctccccttgGGAAGAGCCCCACGGGAGCAGCCCTGTGTCCCTGGGACACCTCGGACAGGGCAGGGCACggctggctgtgcccacccAGGGTCCCTGCTCTTGGCAGCACTTTGGCTTTGCCACGAGCAGTGCCACCGCCATGACCTGTGTCCCGTTTGTGGCTGCTCCAGGACCTTTCCTGGCAcgggcagaggcagcagccgGTCACGGCAGGGACTCCCGACCCCTCCTggggtgggcacagcagggaaTGCCCGCCCAAGTCCCCTCGCCCCCGCCGTGCCCCGCACGCCGGAGCCCCACGCCACAGCGGGCTGGGTGGAGCCGGCAGCAGCGGTTTATCATCTGCAAAACAAGTCTGGGCTCCACACCATCTAATTTGGGATCCTTCCTAATTGCAGGCATCTGCTCCGCAGGAGAAACAGGAGGCGGGCAGAGGCACGGGGGGAGTGGCAGCTGCCCCGGGGTCCCCTTGGGGCAGCTGGTGAGGGTGGCCAGGAAGAGACCCCCACCCAGGGACCACCGTCCCTCACTCAGTGTCACATCCCCACCCGGGAACCACAGCCCCCGAGCCAGGGTCACAGCCCCTCGCTGGAGATCGCAGCCCCAGCGGGAAATAGTAAAGGTAAGATGATCTTCagaaagctggaaaagcagGCCTTAGAGAAAGAGCAGAGACCTAGCTGCAGCTGCAAAGTCTGAAAGTAAACAGAGTTACAATGAGTACTTTTACTAATTGGCTAAAACAATTGTCTGTAAGCTTTAGCAATAACTATTGACTTTTAGCAATACGCTGTCAGCTAGAAAGTTTTTCAAGTGCTCAGTAACAAAGAAATCTTCTCCTGCTACTAGCTTTACCATCTTCCTACTGTCTCAGCCATGTCATGAGGCTGATGCTGCAAATAAAGCTCAAGGAACGTACCCCAACAGTCCCATCCCGTTCGTACAGAAAACACCTCCCCAGCACACCCCCCACCCAaggccctgctcctcctgctgcccccagaGAAGGGATCCCCCAGCCCACGCTGCAGGCAGCGGGGATGGTGGGGGTGATTCCTCCAGCCTCACCTCATGGCCATCCTGCTGCGGCTCCAAACCGGCTGGAGCAGCGAGCCAGCCCAGAGGGGCTGGGCCAAAGCCTTTCCCTGCACGCTTGCCCCATGGCACTGCTGAACGCCGGGGGTCAGGGCTCCACACGGGCCATCCCGGCATAGCAGAGGTCCGGTGTCCCTTGGGAAGGGGACATTCCCAAGGtgtcaggaatagtgtggcagcaggacctgggcATTGATGAGGTCACACCTCGAATCCTTGGGGTCAGTTCTGTGCCACTCAtgagggctggagcatgtccagagaaggggatggagctgaggaggggtctggagctccaggaggagctgggggggctcattctggagaaaaggaggatcAGGGGGGACCCTGTGgttctgcacaactcctgacaggaggggacagccaggtggGGGTTAGTCtttgctcccagggaacagacacaggacaagaggaaatggcctcaagttgcatcAGGAGGGCTGTGGCATTtcccaggagaggtttaggttggatattaaagaaaatttcttcatgggcAGGACTGTGCAGCCCTGGCATCGGCTGTCTGGGGCAGCAGTGGAGT contains:
- the MTX1 gene encoding metaxin-1 → MAAPMELFCWAGGWGLPSVDPDCLAVLTYARFTGAPLKVHRVTSPWRSPSGHLPALRTRDEGVISKPQQIITHLRKQKYNADYDLSATQSADTLAFVSLLEEKLLPVLIHTFWVDAKNYVEHTRKWYAETIPFPLNFFLPNTMHKRHLERLQLIWGDDYMEDEEKLEKELYREARECLTLLSQRLGSQKFFFGDSPASLDALVFSRLAPLLKAKLPNGKLQQHLKSLQNLCNYCTSILSLYFPWDGGDPLTGAPRAAGTDGSEAEEDPHKRRKQLLSVLVGLVAMLGYAFLSGIVSIQRGSVGPAGRQPVTLEEEEEEEEE
- the LOC137463788 gene encoding lysosomal acid glucosylceramidase-like, producing MEALGGLAGVLPSPASLWPLEQVSGELCKCCGVWKAHWSQVAKLSPGSSSNTESHELSHSKLTFPASPDASPPTRHSRDTGPATVASETQQELVWQQCVHRHRLSCCSRGAMGPGCASVLGWLLLAQAALQATGGRPCDAKDFGHGSLVCACSATYCDTLDPLVLPAPGSYVKYESSKAGKRLERSEGKFQHNAKSPDFHLTLDTAQRYQKVKGFGGSITDAAAINIQSLSKDAQNHLLRSYFSEEGIEYNLVRVPMASTDFSIRLYTYADAEGDFELRHFNLTEEDTHMKIPILQAAQAVAKRPLSLYASPWTSPVWMKTNGAMTGRGTLKGSPGDKYHRAWAKYFIRFLDEYAKHNLTFWAVTAGNEPTAGEIVFYPFQCLGFSPEHQRDFIARDLGPALANSSHRHVQLIILDDQRVMLPYWAEVVLKDPVAASYISGIGIHWYLDFLAPIDLTLSITHHLFPDYFLLSTEASTGSYFWEPRVVLGGWDRGSKYSHSILSNLNNYVTGWTDWNLALDMEGGPNWSKNYVDSPVIVDSSKDVFYKQPMFYHLGHFSKFIPEGSQRVGLAVSKKCRRCDLEHSAFLRPDGAVVLVVLNRSPMDVSFGISDPHVGFIEAVAPSDSIQTFLWRQPA